A window from Physeter macrocephalus isolate SW-GA chromosome 11, ASM283717v5, whole genome shotgun sequence encodes these proteins:
- the LOC102979482 gene encoding LOW QUALITY PROTEIN: cathepsin Z-like (The sequence of the model RefSeq protein was modified relative to this genomic sequence to represent the inferred CDS: inserted 2 bases in 1 codon; substituted 1 base at 1 genomic stop codon), translated as FKKQELGVRSHRRGSHGVVQAAAAALAAGGAAQASFHFGPGWRPLRGKQLTQLGRKTYPRPHEYLSPSDLPKSWDWRNADGVNYARVTRSQHIPQAGGLSATADWSPNKRKGAWPSVQHVIDGGNAGFWEAGDHLQGWEHARPRRIPDETRNNDQAKDQECDKFNQCGTCTEFKERRVIQNYTLWKVGDYCSVSGREKVMAEIDTNGPIRGGTMATEKRSNYTGGIYAEYQDKSYINHIISVAGWXMEYXLVRNSWGERGWIRIVTSTYKDGKGADYNLAIEENCTFGNPIV; from the exons TTCAAGAAACAAGAACTGGGGGTCCGATCGCACCGGCGCGGGAGCCATGGTGTCGTTCAGGCCGCCGCCGCTGCTCTGGCTGCTGGTGGAGCGGCGCAGGCCAGCTTCCACTTCGGCCCGGGCTGGCGGCCCCTGCGCGGGAAACAGCTCACCCAGTTGGGGCGCAAGACATACCCCCGGCCTCATGAGTACCTGTCCCCATCGGATCTGCCCAAGAGCTGGGACTGGCGCAACGCGGATGGGGTCAACTACGCCAGGGTCACCAGGAGCCAGCACATCCCCCAGGCCGGCGGCCTCAGCGCCACGGCCGACTGGAGCCCCAACAAGCGCAAGGGGGCGTGGCCTTCAGTGCAGCACGTCATCGACGGCGGCAACGCCGGCTTCTGGGAGGCGGGCGACCACCTGCAGGGGTGGGAGCACGCCCGCCCGCGCCGCATCCCCGACGAGACCCGCAACAACGACCAGGCCAAGGACCAAGAGTGTGACAAGTTTAACCAGTGCGGAACCTGCACCGAATTCAAAGAGCGCCGTGTCATCCAGAACTACACCCTTTGGAAAGTTGGCGACTATTGCTCGGTCTCCGGGAGGGAAAAGGTGATGGCGGAAATCGACACAAATGGTCCCATCAGGGGCGGTACGATGGCAACAGAAAAGAGGTCTAACTACACTGGAGGCATCTATGCTGAATACCAGGACAAGTCCTACATAAACCACATCATTTCCGTGGCTGGGTG GATGGAGTACTGACTTGTCCGGAATTCATGGGGCGAGCGAGGCTGGATCAGGATAGTGACCAGCACCTACAAAGATGGGAAGGGTGCCGATTACAACCTTGCTATTGAGGAGAACTGCACATTTGGGAACCCCATCGTTTAA